One Bosea sp. 685 DNA segment encodes these proteins:
- a CDS encoding ABC transporter substrate-binding protein, which produces MKFAVIATGALLVLSATAAHAQALPEKYKSAGKIVIGTTPNYPPVTFKDPATNQLTGYDIEIGNAIGEKLGIKIEWQDTSFEQMISGVTTDRIDLILGGMNDLPARRETVDFIDYMKSGVQFFVQHKRSGEFKEATDLCGKTVGASRRTNFPKDIDAWSQEWCVKAGKPAIKVLGTEGSADARAQLRQGRIDAGAQGNESLPYLMKLDPDTYKLLGTPFAITYQGIGVAKKNGALRDAVAGALKAMLTDGTYNKIVAKYEVQPSAITEVSINEVPLK; this is translated from the coding sequence ATGAAATTCGCCGTCATCGCCACGGGAGCCCTGCTGGTGCTCAGCGCCACTGCGGCTCATGCCCAAGCCCTGCCCGAGAAATATAAAAGCGCGGGGAAGATCGTCATCGGCACGACGCCGAACTACCCGCCCGTGACGTTCAAGGATCCGGCGACCAACCAGCTCACCGGCTACGATATCGAAATCGGCAATGCCATCGGCGAGAAGCTGGGCATCAAGATCGAATGGCAGGACACCAGCTTCGAGCAGATGATCAGCGGGGTCACGACCGACCGGATCGATCTCATCCTCGGCGGGATGAACGATCTCCCCGCCCGCCGCGAGACGGTCGATTTCATCGACTATATGAAGTCCGGGGTCCAGTTCTTCGTCCAGCACAAGCGCTCGGGCGAATTCAAGGAGGCCACCGACCTCTGCGGCAAGACGGTGGGGGCGAGCCGCCGCACGAACTTTCCCAAGGATATCGATGCCTGGAGCCAGGAGTGGTGCGTCAAGGCCGGCAAGCCTGCAATCAAGGTGCTGGGTACGGAAGGTTCAGCCGATGCGCGGGCACAGCTCCGACAGGGCCGCATCGATGCCGGCGCCCAGGGTAATGAGAGCCTTCCCTACCTGATGAAGCTCGACCCCGATACCTACAAGCTCCTCGGAACTCCCTTTGCCATCACCTACCAAGGCATCGGGGTGGCGAAAAAGAATGGCGCCTTGCGCGATGCCGTCGCGGGCGCACTCAAGGCGATGCTGACTGATGGGACCTACAACAAGATCGTCGCCAAATATGAGGTGCAGCCCAGCGCGATCACCGAGGTTTCCATCAATGAAGTGCCGTTGAAGTAA
- a CDS encoding LysR family transcriptional regulator, whose amino-acid sequence MTTSQKLGFDLWQLEIFRTVVATGSLTKGARRVGLTQSAVSQVVANLEKAMGVTLLDRDIRPVQATTAGRLLMEKAHDLLEQARELETAVKSSAHHVIPTLRISMVASLTTTLGPDFVRELGKSVKRCSLFANMRGISEEQFQAREIDILIGVDLLREVDAAITIPLLIEPYALALPAEWDIEVRSLADLKGRNFIRHTHRTSAGRQVEQVIRQLRLEFPREFESDTADTIATMVSAGLGWSITTPLMALQTKERMTGVRLLPLPGIKIRRRIDLYSRKSELGAIPQEVAHVLHVLLRDKIAPSLHAIAPWMGDQFHVFEQPRG is encoded by the coding sequence ATGACGACGTCGCAGAAGCTGGGATTTGATCTTTGGCAATTGGAGATCTTTCGAACGGTCGTCGCCACCGGTAGCCTGACAAAGGGCGCGCGGCGGGTCGGATTGACGCAATCGGCGGTGTCGCAGGTTGTGGCCAATCTCGAAAAAGCCATGGGTGTCACCCTGCTCGACCGCGACATCCGGCCCGTACAGGCGACGACGGCTGGCCGGTTGCTCATGGAAAAGGCGCATGACTTGCTGGAGCAGGCCCGCGAGCTTGAGACGGCTGTCAAATCCTCCGCCCACCATGTGATCCCGACCTTGCGGATCTCGATGGTCGCCTCGCTGACCACGACGCTCGGGCCAGATTTCGTCCGGGAACTGGGCAAGAGCGTCAAACGGTGCTCGCTGTTTGCGAACATGCGGGGCATCAGCGAGGAACAGTTCCAGGCTCGTGAAATCGACATCCTCATCGGCGTCGATCTTCTCAGGGAAGTCGATGCGGCCATCACGATTCCGCTCCTGATCGAGCCCTACGCCCTGGCGCTGCCTGCCGAATGGGATATCGAGGTCCGGTCTTTGGCCGATCTCAAGGGTCGCAATTTCATTCGGCATACCCATCGCACGAGTGCAGGCCGCCAGGTCGAGCAGGTGATCCGGCAGTTGCGGCTGGAGTTTCCCCGCGAGTTCGAGAGCGATACGGCCGACACCATCGCAACCATGGTGTCGGCGGGTCTCGGCTGGTCGATCACCACGCCGCTGATGGCGCTGCAGACGAAGGAACGCATGACCGGGGTGCGGCTGCTGCCACTGCCGGGCATCAAGATACGCCGGCGTATTGACCTATATTCCCGGAAATCCGAACTCGGCGCGATTCCGCAAGAGGTCGCCCATGTTCTTCACGTCCTGCTTCGGGACAAGATTGCGCCCAGCCTGCACGCCATTGCTCCGTGGATGGGTGATCAGTTCCACGTCTTCGAGCAGCCTCGCGGTTGA